The Glycine soja cultivar W05 chromosome 8, ASM419377v2, whole genome shotgun sequence genome has a window encoding:
- the LOC114423609 gene encoding hydroquinone glucosyltransferase-like: MAKTTHIAIVSSPGFSHLVPIIEFTKRLVKLHPNFHVTCIVPSLGSTPESSKAYLKTLPSNIDSIFLPPISKENVPQGAYAGLLIQLTITLSLPSIYEALKSLSSKFPLTALVADTFAFPTLEFAKEFNALSYFYTPCSAMVLSLALHMSKLDEEVSGEYKDLTEPIKLQGCVPLLGVDLPAPTQNRSSEAYKSFLERAKAIATADGIIINTFLEMESGAIRALEEYENGKIRLYPVGPITQKGSRDEVDESGKCLSWLDKQPPCSVLYVSFGSGGTLSQNQINELASGLELSGQRFLWVLRAPSNSVNAAYLEAEKEDPLKFLPSGFLERTKEKGLVVPSWAPQVQVLSHNSVGGFLSHCGWNSTLESVQEGVPIITWPLFAEQRMNAVMLTDGLKVALRTKFNEDGIVEKEEIARVIKCLMEGEEGKGMRERMMNLKDFSANALKDGSSTQTLSQLARHWENSSQV; the protein is encoded by the coding sequence ATGGCAAAAACAACTCACATAGCTATTGTTTCAAGTCCTGGTTTCAGCCACTTGGTCCCTATAATTGAGTTCACTAAGCGACTTGTTAAGCTTCACCCAAATTTTCATGTCACATGCATCGTTCCCTCACTTGGGTCAACCCCAGAATCCTCCAAGGCCTACCTTAAAACTCTTCCTTCAAACATAGACTCCATTTTTCTCCCTCCAATTAGCAAGGAAAATGTACCCCAAGGAGCATACGCTGGACTCCTAATTCAACTCACTATTACCCTTTCTCTGCCATCAATATATGAGGCCCTGAAATCCTTGTCCTCTAAATTTCCTTTAACAGCGTTGGTTGCAGATACTTTTGCATTTCCAACCTTGGAATTCGCAAAGGAGTTCAACGCACTATCCTATTTTTACACCCCTTGTTCAGCCATGGTACTGTCACTGGCTCTACACATGTCAAAACTTGATGAGGAAGTTTCAGGTGAGTACAAGGACCTAACAGAACCTATAAAGTTACAAGGTTGTGTACCACTCTTGGGGGTTGATCTTCCAGCTCCAACTCAAAATCGATCAAGTGAAGCTTATAAGTCTTTTCTTGAACGTGCAAAAGCAATAGCTACCGCAGATGGGATAATTATCAACACCTTCTTAGAAATGGAATCAGGTGCTATAAGAGCATTGGAAGAGTATGAAAATGGGAAGATCAGACTGTACCCAGTTGGACCCATTACACAAAAAGGGTCAAGAGATGAGGTTGATGAGTCTGGTAAGTGTTTGAGTTGGTTGGACAAGCAGCCACCTTGTTCAGTGTTGTATGTTTCTTTTGGAAGTGGTGGAACACTCTCTCAGAACCAAATCAATGAGTTAGCCTCGGGTTTGGAATTGAGTGGTCAAAGGTTCTTGTGGGTTTTGAGAGCACCAAGTAATTCAGTTAATGCTGCTTACCTTGAGGCTGAAAAGGAGGACCCTTTGAAATTTTTACCAAGTGGGTTTTTAGAAAGGACAAAGGAGAAAGGTTTGGTTGTGCCATCATGGGCACCTCAGGTTCAGGTTCTTAGTCACAATTCAGTTGGAGGGTTCCTGAGCCATTGTGGTTGGAACTCGACATTGGAGAGTGTGCAAGAGGGAGTGCCTATAATAACATGGCCACTCTTTGCTGAGCAGAGAATGAATGCAGTTATGTTAACCGATGGACTTAAAGTGGCGTTGAGGACAAAATTTAACGAGGATGGCATAGTGGAGAAGGAGGAAATTGCGAGGGTGATAAAGTGTCTGATGGAAGGGGAAGAAGGTAAAGGAATGCGTGAAAGAATGATGAATTTAAAAGATTTCTCTGCTAATGCACTGAAAGATGGCTCTTCAACACAAACCCTATCTCAATTGGCTCGTCACTGGGAAAATTCGAGTCAGGT